TGGATAATTCAAATCGCATATGGTAAATTAATAATAATGGCTAAAAATAATGGCGATACATATTTTAGAGTTCAAATTATTGATAAGCCAGGTAATTATATTTTTGACAAATATTTAATAGAGATACATTCTAATTTACCAAAAAGTTTATTTCCACTTACAGTAAGGACAAGAAAAAGTGGTGATAAATTTAAACTTAATGGGCGTGATGGTTATAAGAAAGTTAATCGTTTGTTTATAGATCAGAAAGAACCTCTGTGGCTTCGTGATCAAATTCCAGTTATATTGGATAAACAGCAACGCATTATTGCGGTAGGAGATTTATATCAACAACAACAATTAAAGCAATGGATTATAATTAGTAAAAATGGAGATGAATAGCGTTATGCATAATGATTTAAAGGAAGTATTGTTAACTGAAGAAGATATTCAAAATATCTGTAAAGAATTGGGAGCTCAATTAACAAAGGATTACAAAGATAAACCATTAGTATGTGTTGGAATTTTAAAAGGTTCAGCAATGTTTATGTCAGATTTGATTAAACGCATCGATACACATTTATCAATTGATTTCATGGATGTTTCAAGTTATCACGGTGGTACTGAATCAACTGGTGAAGTACAAATTATTAAAGACCTAGGTTCTTCTATTGAAAATAAAGATGTGTTAATCATTGAAGATATTTTAGAGACTGGTACGACACTTAAGTCTATTACTGAATTATTACAATCTAGAAAAGTTAACTCATTAGAAATAGTTACATTACTAGATAAGCCGAATCGTCGCAAAGCTGATATTGAAGCTAAGTACGTTGGTAAAAAAATTCCAGATGAATTTGTTGTTGGATACGGTTTAGACTATCGCGAGTTATATAGAAACTTACCATATATTGGTACGTTAAAACCTGAAGTATATTCAAATTAAATTTTTAATCAATTTCAGTTATTATTACTATGCCTTTGAGTAAGAATAGTGTAGACTCAAAAATATGAAAAATGTATTTCATATATATTTAATTTTAAACAAGACATATGTCTTGCAAAGATGGAAAAATATAGAAATTGATAAAATTGACAAAAGATGTGAATGTTATTGACAGTAAGCTCAATTACTAGCATACAAAATATGTAATGTGTTACAATTCTTGTTAGTTTTATTATGGGAAGTAGGAGGAAATGACGCATGCAGAAAGCTTTTCGCAATGTGCTAGTTATCGTAATAATAGGCGTTATTATTTTTGGTCTATTTTCATATTTAAACGGTAATGGAAATATGCCGAAACAGCTTACATATAATCAGTTTACTGAGAAGTTGGAAAAGGGTGACCTTAAAACATTAGAAATCCAACCACAACAAAATGTGTATATGGTAAGTGGTAAGACGAAAAATGATGAAGATTATTCATCAACTATTTTATATAACAATGAAAAAGAATTACAAAAAATTACAGATGCTGCTAAGAAGCAAAACGGTGTAAAATTAACGATTAAAGAAGAAGAAAAACAAAGTGTCTTTGTAAGTATACTTTCAACATTAATTCCAGTTGTTGTTATCGCGTTATTATTTATTTTCTTCCTAAGCCAAGCACAAGGCGGCGGTAGTGGCGGTCGTATGATGAACTTTGGTAAATCTAAAGCGAAAATGTACGATAATAATAAACGTCGAGTTCGCTTCTCTGATGTAGCGGGTGCTGATGAAGAAAAGCAAGAGTTAATTGAAATTGTAGATTTCTTGAAAGACAATAAGAAGTTTAAAGAAATGGGTTCAAGAATACCTAAAGGGGTCTTACTTGTGGGGCCTCCAGGTACAGGTAAAACATTACTTGCGAGAGCGGTTGCTGGTGAAGCTGGTGCCCCATTCTTCTCGATTAGTGGTTCAGACTTCGTTGAGATGTTTGTCGGTGTCGGTGCGAGTCGTGTACGTGACTTGTTTGATAATGCTAAGAAAAATGCACCTTGTATCATTTTCATTGATGAGATTGATGCGGTTGGTCGTCAACGTGGCGCTGGTGTAGGTGGCGGTCATGACGAACGTGAACAAACATTAAACCAATTATTAGTTGAAATGGATGGCTTTGGTGAAAATGAAGGTATCATTATGATAGCTGCTACAAACCGTCCGGATATTCTAGACCCAGCGTTATTACGTCCAGGTCGTTTTGATAGACAAATTCAAGTTGGTCGCCCAGATGTAAAAGGTCGTGAAGCAATTCTACATGTACATGCTAAGAACAAACCACTTGATGAAACTGTAGACTTAAAAGCTATTTCACAACGTACACCAGGGTTCTCTGGTGCTGATTTAGAAAACTTATTAAATGAAGCATCATTAATTGCAGTACGTG
This is a stretch of genomic DNA from Staphylococcus roterodami. It encodes these proteins:
- the hpt gene encoding hypoxanthine phosphoribosyltransferase, whose product is MHNDLKEVLLTEEDIQNICKELGAQLTKDYKDKPLVCVGILKGSAMFMSDLIKRIDTHLSIDFMDVSSYHGGTESTGEVQIIKDLGSSIENKDVLIIEDILETGTTLKSITELLQSRKVNSLEIVTLLDKPNRRKADIEAKYVGKKIPDEFVVGYGLDYRELYRNLPYIGTLKPEVYSN
- the ftsH gene encoding ATP-dependent zinc metalloprotease FtsH — translated: MQKAFRNVLVIVIIGVIIFGLFSYLNGNGNMPKQLTYNQFTEKLEKGDLKTLEIQPQQNVYMVSGKTKNDEDYSSTILYNNEKELQKITDAAKKQNGVKLTIKEEEKQSVFVSILSTLIPVVVIALLFIFFLSQAQGGGSGGRMMNFGKSKAKMYDNNKRRVRFSDVAGADEEKQELIEIVDFLKDNKKFKEMGSRIPKGVLLVGPPGTGKTLLARAVAGEAGAPFFSISGSDFVEMFVGVGASRVRDLFDNAKKNAPCIIFIDEIDAVGRQRGAGVGGGHDEREQTLNQLLVEMDGFGENEGIIMIAATNRPDILDPALLRPGRFDRQIQVGRPDVKGREAILHVHAKNKPLDETVDLKAISQRTPGFSGADLENLLNEASLIAVREGKKKIDMRDIEEATDRVIAGPAKKSRVISKKERNIVAHHEAGHTIIGMVLDEAEVVHKVTIVPRGQAGGYAMMLPKQDRFLMTEQELLDKICGLLGGRVSEDINFNEVSTGASNDFERATQIARSMVTQYGMSKKLGPLQFGHSNGQVFLGKDMQGEPNYSSQIAYEIDKEVQRIVKEQYERCKQILLEHKEQLILIAETLLTEETLVAEQIQSLFYEGKLPEIDYDAAKVVKDEDSEFNDGKFGKSYEDIRKEQLEEGRREEKEDRKEEKDIAEDRKEADKSHENDEPAHQQAPNIEKPYDPNHPDNK